One Gordonia mangrovi genomic region harbors:
- a CDS encoding PE family protein produces the protein MADPQLNVDPTELITAAGRLDRLAERLETSLASAVPALSVPAAGRDEVSQVSAASFTSVAETFASDSAKGVEELRKIAAVLRAQADGYARGEDDAAAGFRI, from the coding sequence ATGGCAGACCCGCAGTTGAACGTCGACCCCACTGAACTCATCACGGCCGCAGGCCGGCTCGATCGGCTCGCCGAGCGGCTGGAGACCTCGCTGGCGTCGGCGGTGCCCGCGCTGAGTGTGCCCGCGGCCGGTCGTGACGAGGTCTCGCAGGTGTCGGCCGCCAGCTTCACCTCGGTGGCCGAGACCTTCGCCTCGGATTCCGCGAAGGGCGTCGAGGAACTCCGCAAGATCGCCGCCGTGCTCCGGGCGCAGGCCGACGGGTACGCACGCGGAGAGGACGACGCCGCAGCGGGATTCCGCATCTGA
- a CDS encoding YbaB/EbfC family nucleoid-associated protein, whose amino-acid sequence MSWAMDELEARANAQLNSLYELNERYEAISVRETSADDLVTVEVDGVGALTGLWLAPGANEIGGQRLGEQIVATAALAAQRAFAKRASITEEFNESFADLVNSRPRTD is encoded by the coding sequence ATGAGTTGGGCGATGGATGAACTCGAAGCGCGCGCGAACGCGCAATTGAACAGCCTCTACGAGCTCAATGAGCGCTACGAGGCGATTTCGGTTCGGGAGACATCCGCAGACGACCTGGTGACGGTGGAGGTCGACGGGGTCGGAGCTCTCACCGGTCTGTGGCTGGCGCCCGGTGCGAACGAGATCGGAGGGCAGCGACTCGGCGAGCAGATCGTCGCCACCGCCGCATTGGCAGCCCAACGGGCGTTCGCCAAGCGGGCGTCGATCACCGAGGAGTTCAACGAATCGTTCGCCGACCTGGTGAATTCTCGGCCGCGGACCGACTAG